The DNA window TGTTCTTTTCCTTCCTGAAACTACTACATCATCAGCAACATCTAACGACCCTTTCAGAACTCAAGTAAATTATGTGTGTTCTAAGCAAAAATCACATATAGCAAAAACAGAGAAAACTAAGGTCGAAACAGAGAGCTCACTCGCCATGGGAGACATTCCGTCGTCGGCTTTCAATATCCGAGCTTTTTGAGTTCGATTTCGAGATCCGGTAATTCAAAAagcagagaggaagaagaaagaagaagtttATCAAGAACGATCCTGATTTTGAATCACTTGTTCGGCAACTGCGTAACCTATCCAATCATATGTAGCCACGTGGTAGTTTAACTACAAATTAATGATTTGCCGATGAGGCTTTCCTTGATTAGCACTGATTACTACTGCGATTGAACTTATTTAATTTAACCAGGATTTACATATTCGGATCTGGTTTGTGAAAAAATACATGTTTGGTATTTTACCAcactgttttatattttttttaaaaagagaatTATTCATGTGACAAAAagtttttctctatattttaacATCAAACTATTCATAATTAAGCTTAGCAATTATATTCGCATTTGCAATTAGAGTTATTATCTCCGAGACAAACGCCAGTCCCCCTGTATTTCTGAATACAAAGTGGTTGGCATTCTTGAAAATTGCATGGCTTGCTCAGCTTCTCCACGACAGTACAGTACTTTCTTATATGTGCTCCATCTGCAGTTGGCAAAGCCAAAAAGActagaaacaaacaaacatgttAAAAGAGCTTACAAATGTAATTTGAGTATACTTCTTTAACAATAAATTAAAGAACGTAAGCGAATATTAGAATACAAACGAACGAACGAGcatatattatgtaaaaatgaTTAGTTGAAAAGTATCTAAACCTAGAATTCTAAATATTATGTCTGATAATAGATGTCAAGTGATCTTTGTAAAGCTAATCAACTGActactttgtttttttatcagtttttatttgtaatacAAACTTTGCTTAAACGATCTAGATGCATGATTTCATGAATTAATATTTGATGTTTGCTGATTTCATGAATTAATATTTGATGAATTAACTAGTTTGCATAGTTCACTGAAATACAAGCCATGCGAAACCTTACCGGAGAGAAGAACTATCATGGAGATGAACAGATACGCACAAACTAGTTTTgccataatataatttgaaaaaaatagaagatgATTATGTTAATACAATGATTATTTGATTGTAGAAATGATATTGAAAATGGGATAGCGAGAGAACGTTTTATATTGATTTGAGAGAAACTGTTTATAGGaaacatatatgaaaactaTAATGTGAAGAGAACCAAGATAATTTATGTACATAACCGATACAGTAAAAATCATACATAGTTATAAAATCTAGTACTAAATTTTGGAGaactttttttatcaaaatgttaattgaataataaaatgacttttttgaagaaaaaaaacagaaacggAGAAGTATTTTATTAGTCACAAGTAACCAAAGCCTATATTTTATCAGCCTTGTCAGCTTTAGATATTTTACTTTATGtgaatttcataaataaaaaaactccaTTCACTTCCTTTCACTATTTCATACTCCTTTCTAAAAAATTTACTCTCTCTATTTCAAAAGATGCATATCCTAGaatttttttgtgaataatattttttcccaaattttaaccaatagaaatccaataaatactattaattcttttgaagttaacaattttttattaaataatacattaattttttta is part of the Raphanus sativus cultivar WK10039 unplaced genomic scaffold, ASM80110v3 Scaffold3757, whole genome shotgun sequence genome and encodes:
- the LOC108853580 gene encoding putative defensin-like protein 162; this encodes MAKLVCAYLFISMIVLLSVFLALPTADGAHIRKYCTVVEKLSKPCNFQECQPLCIQKYRGTGVCLGDNNSNCKCEYNC